In Oryza sativa Japonica Group chromosome 1, ASM3414082v1, the genomic stretch GACGCGTGGAAAGGGGACGGCAGGGTCAAAGAAAGTGTTGGTAATAATTAGTTACCGTGGATAAGGCGAGCCCTTGATGGGCTTTTGGCCGTACTTGCGCCACGCCCACAGGTCGGAGGAgacgccgccgtccgccaccGGCACCTCGTACACCACCTTCTTCAGCTGGCTCTTCTTGCTGCTCCTCACACCATGGAAATCACAATAATCGATCACTTCGAAATAAGCTGAGAATTTTCTTGGAGCGATCAGGCTGCCAATGCGCTGGTACGTAAAACGGTTGCAAACTAGTAGTGTGTACTACCTTCTCTTAGGCCGCGGGGTGCGTATGCCCGGCTTCCGACCGGACGGCGACCGCGGCTGCGCACCGGAcgtggaggccgccgccgccgcggggaaaGAGATCATCACCTCGTGTCTGCCTTTGCCGTCATCCTCCCCTCGCGCCCGCGCCACCGctcgggacgacgacgacgaagacgacgacccggGCAGCAAGAACGGCTTATGATCCAAATCCAGGTACTCGAGGTCGTacagcgccgacgccgacgcccgcGCCATCTGATCCGGACCATCCggtgcgcgcgcgggcggcgccaccaccaccggagCCCCGCCCGCTCCCGGCGCCGCggggacgccgacgccgacgcgagGAGGCTCCGATTGCGGGAAGCTGCAGCTCCGCACGACGGCCTGCAGGTCCCAGTCGTTGAAGTGCtccatggcgacgacgacgacggcgcgcagcagcagcgggcCGCGCATGAACGCCGACGTCGGCAAGCTCTCGCGTTGTGGGGGGAGAGGCGAGAGTTTGACGAGGTGAGCTAGCAGCTAAAAGGACGCGTGCTGCTGCGAGCTCGCGCCGGAGGCGGGGGGTTGACTTTTGGCCGGGCCGCGCCATATATACACGCGTATCCCTGTACATAGACGCGTATTCCGAGAGGATTCT encodes the following:
- the LOC4326683 gene encoding WRKY transcription factor 22, which translates into the protein MRGPLLLRAVVVVAMEHFNDWDLQAVVRSCSFPQSEPPRVGVGVPAAPGAGGAPVVVAPPARAPDGPDQMARASASALYDLEYLDLDHKPFLLPGSSSSSSSSRAVARARGEDDGKGRHEVMISFPAAAAASTSGAQPRSPSGRKPGIRTPRPKRSKKSQLKKVVYEVPVADGGVSSDLWAWRKYGQKPIKGSPYPRGYYKCSSMKGCMARKMVERSPAKPGMLVVTYMAEHCHPVPTQLNALAGTTRHKSAPTGDDDKPTSPGPAAGRAAAGEGVVKCEDVDGNELSAMAADGGAEDTAAAADDDGELWPEGMGLELDEFLGPMDDDVFEFDHVLEDDGVLGRRLSL